Proteins encoded by one window of Lates calcarifer isolate ASB-BC8 linkage group LG5, TLL_Latcal_v3, whole genome shotgun sequence:
- the LOC127142501 gene encoding myeloid-associated differentiation marker translates to MPVIVLEAKDFTSPLFLVRTCEVLSSCTTFSLVASLESSEFNTSQSHTFRIFCMFTWCFFFTITLLIHILSIIQFHSLIPISWKNLTMTVAALGALMCLSASVVFPWIVIDHQRVSPRFVAAAVVSCLTVLAYTSESYLLRTQAHEQRGYMGSIPGLLKILQLWGGCQMIPLIVEEAPGLHNEYSWQLWISCTSYSVCVLMCLVTLVVILGDFAGRCLLPFDRFLAGFSLVGVLLYMVATVICFTKILQLRNNGPNTKQNTELVIMETVVASITLLAYTVDLAFSIKLLCDRSHA, encoded by the coding sequence ATGCCTGTGATTGTATTGGAGGCCAAAGACTTCACCAGTCCCCTTTTTTTGGTGCGGACATGCGAAGTCTTATCCAGCTGTACCACCTTCAGTCTTGTGGCCTCACTGGAATCTTCAGAGTTCAACACAAGTCAATCTCACACATTCAGGATCTTCTGCATGTTTACCTGGTGCTTCTTCTTCACCATTACTCTTCTTATCCACATTCTCAGCATCATCCAGTTTCACAGCCTCATCCCAATATCCTGGAAGAACCTGACGATGACGGTGGCAGCGTTAGGTGCTCTGATGTGTCTCAGTGCCTCTGTAGTCTTCCCTTGGATCGTCATTGATCATCAAAGGGTTTCGCCGCGCTTTGtggcagctgctgttgtctCCTGTCTCACTGTCCTGGCCTATACCTCTGAGTCCTACCTTCTTCGCACCCAAGCCCATGAACAAAGAGGCTACATGGGCAGCATACCTGGTCTCCTCAAGATACTCCAACTGTGGGGAGGCTGTCAGATGATACCCCTGATTGTGGAGGAGGCCCCAGGACTACATAATGAATACAGTTGGCAGCTATGGATTTCCTGCACATCATACAGTGTCTGTGTCCTTATGTGTCTCGTCACACTGGTGGTAATATTAGGTGACTTTGCTGGACGATGCCTCCTACCTTTTGATAGATTTTTGGCTGGCTTCAGTCTGGTTGGGGTGTTGCTCTACATGGTGGCCACAGTAATTTGTTTTACCAAGATTCTGCAGCTGAGAAACAACGgaccaaacaccaaacaaaatACAGAGCTGGTTATCATGGAAACAGTTGTTGCAAGTATTACATTGTTAGCTTATACAGTGGACCTTGCCTTCTCCATCAAACTGTTGTGTGACAGGAGTCATGCGTGA